GGCCCTGGAACACGGTCTGCACGCCACGGACCAGCTCTCGGTGCGGGTCGAGGACCTGTCGGTCATCGCGGACGCCATGCGCCGGCTGCGGGAGAACCCCCCGGCCGTGCTGGCCGGCCTGCCCGTCACCTCGGCCGAGGACCTGGCGCGGGGCGCCGGCCGGCTGCCTCCCACCGACGGTCTGCGCTACCTGCTGGACGGCGCCCGGGTGATCGTCCGGCCGAGCGGTACCGAGCCGAAGCTGAAGTGCTACCTGGAGGTGGTGGTCCCGGTCGCCGGCAGGGACGGGCTGCTGGCCGCCGGGGAGCGGGCGGCGGAACTGCTGGCCGCCCTCAAGCGGGACCTGGCAAAAGCGGCCGGGATCTGAACCGCGCCGCCCGTGTCCGGGGCCGCTCCCGGTCACGGGCGGCGCCGGACGGCGGCTCAGCCGACGGCCAGCAGCACCGCGAGCAGGAGCACGCCCACCACCACGGGGGCGATCACCTCGTAGGCCCAGCGCACGGACGCCGTCGTGGCGCCCCGCTCCGCCGCCTCCCGTCCCTCCGTCCGCTCCGACAGCTCGCGCAGCTCGGCCACCGCACGGTCGGCGACGGCCGCGCGCGCCCCGGTGTCGCGTACGTCGGCGTGGACCGAGGTCCGGCCGAACGGGTCGTCCTGGGAGGCCCGTCCGGCCTGCCGGGCGGCCTTCTTGCGCTCGCGCAGCGAGACGGGGACCGCCCACAGCTGGTACTTCGCGCCTTCCCGGGTGAACACCTCGCTGGAGTACGTGGCGCGGATGTCCGCCACGTCCGTCCAGGGCAGCTCGATCGTCCGGAAGGGGTTGCGGATCCGCAGGCGCTCCTCGTTCGCGTACACCGCGGGCCGCAGGGTGAAGGCGGCGACCAGCGGGATCAGGGCCAGCAGGGCGGCCAGCGCGACCCAGGGCGTCCAGCCCTCGCCGCGGAACACCGCGTCACCGCCGATCAGGCAGATCAGCGCGAGAAGCAGTGCGCCGCTGACCAGGCCCGCGCCCGACCGGTACGTCCGGTCGGCATAGGGGGGCTCGGCGGGGGGCGTGGGGCTCGTCATGCCTCGATTCTGCCTGACGGCCCGCCCGGAGGGCCGGACGGACCCCGCCTTCGCGGGGATCGTCGGAGGGGAGGGGCCCTGTACAGGTTGCTACGCGCGTAGATATGCTCCTCTGGTGACCATGCCCACCATTGCACCCTTCGCCGACGTGACGGCGTCCGACCGTGCGCTGCGCCGCTTCCTGCACGGGCTGCCCGGCGTCGACGCCGTCGGCCTCGAAGCGCGCGCCGCGTCGCTCGGTACCCGTTCGATCAAGACGACCGCCAAGGCGTACGCCATCGATCTCGCCGTCTCGATGATCGACCTGACGACGCTGGAAGGCGCGGACACCCCGGGCAAGGTCCGGGCACTGGCCGCCAAGGCCGTCAACCCCGACCCCCTCGACCGCACGACGCCGCGCCCCGCCGCGGTGTGCGTCTATCCCGACATGGCGGCCACGGCCGCGGCCGCGCTGGCCGGTTCCGGGGTGAAGGTGGCGTCGGTGGCGACGGCCTTCCCGGCGGGACGCGCGGCGCTCGGCGTGAAGCTCGCCGACGTACGCGACGCGGTGGCCGCCGGCGCCGACGAGATCGACATGGTGATCGACCGCGGCGCCTTCCTCTCCGGCCGCTACCTCCAGGTGTACGAGGAGATCCTCGCGGTGAAGGCCGAGTGCGGCGACGCCCGGCTGAAGGTGATCTTCGAGACCGGCGAGCTGTCCACGTACGACAACATCCGGCGGGCGTCCTGGCTGGGGATGCTGGCGGGCGCGGACTTCATCAAGACCTCGACGGGCAAGGTCGCGGTGAACGCCACTCCGGCGAACACCCTGCTGATGCTCCAGGCCGTACGCGACTTCCGGGAGCAGACCGGGGTCCAGGTCGGCGTGAAGCCGGCCGGCGGCATCCGCACGACCAAGGACGCGGTCAAGTTCCTGGTGCTGGTCAACGAGACGGCCGGCGAGGACTGGCTGGACAGCCACTGGTTCCGCTTCGGCGCCTCCAGCCTGCTGAACGACCTGCTGATGCAGCGCCAGAAGCTCAGCTCCGGCCGCTACTCCGGCCCCGACTACGTGACGGTGGACTGATACTCCATGGCTTTTGCATTCGACTACGCACCGGCTCCGGAGTCCCGCTCCGTCGTCGACATCGCCCCCTCCTACGGGCTGTTCATCGACGGCGAGTTCACCGAGGCCGCCGACGGCAAGGTCTTCAAGACGCTCAGCCCGTCCACCGAGGAGGTGCTCTCCGAGGTCGCGCAGGCCGGCGCCGAGGACGTGGACCGCGCCGTGAGGGCGGCCCGCAAGGCGTTCGGGAAGTGGTCGGCGCTGCCCGGCACGGAGCGCGCCAAGTACCTCTTCCGGATCGCCCGGATCATCCAGGAGCGCTCCCGCGAACTGGCCGTCCTGGAGACCCTCGACAACGGCAAGCCGATCCGGGAGACCCGTGACGCGGACCTCCCGCTGGTCGCCGCGCACTTCTTCTACTACGCGGGCTGGGCCGACAAGCTGGGCCACGCCGGATACGGACCGGACCCGCGCCCCCTCGGTGTGGCCGGCCAGATCATCCCCTGGAACTTCCCGCTGCTGATGCTCGCGTGGAAGATCGC
This DNA window, taken from Streptomyces nitrosporeus, encodes the following:
- the deoC gene encoding deoxyribose-phosphate aldolase, translated to MPTIAPFADVTASDRALRRFLHGLPGVDAVGLEARAASLGTRSIKTTAKAYAIDLAVSMIDLTTLEGADTPGKVRALAAKAVNPDPLDRTTPRPAAVCVYPDMAATAAAALAGSGVKVASVATAFPAGRAALGVKLADVRDAVAAGADEIDMVIDRGAFLSGRYLQVYEEILAVKAECGDARLKVIFETGELSTYDNIRRASWLGMLAGADFIKTSTGKVAVNATPANTLLMLQAVRDFREQTGVQVGVKPAGGIRTTKDAVKFLVLVNETAGEDWLDSHWFRFGASSLLNDLLMQRQKLSSGRYSGPDYVTVD
- a CDS encoding PH domain-containing protein; this encodes MTSPTPPAEPPYADRTYRSGAGLVSGALLLALICLIGGDAVFRGEGWTPWVALAALLALIPLVAAFTLRPAVYANEERLRIRNPFRTIELPWTDVADIRATYSSEVFTREGAKYQLWAVPVSLRERKKAARQAGRASQDDPFGRTSVHADVRDTGARAAVADRAVAELRELSERTEGREAAERGATTASVRWAYEVIAPVVVGVLLLAVLLAVG